In one Deltaproteobacteria bacterium genomic region, the following are encoded:
- a CDS encoding phosphatidylglycerophosphatase A — translation MDKEKGLFLTCSELVARGFYTGNIPLIPGTFGSCVGFAIWYFVTDFLLYWGLFAIILFFSIPGIKSVVVETGFKDPSYVVVDEILGFMVAGGIFERDLLTGVSLFILFRLFDILKPWPASWANREEGVQFIILDDLIAGMYAAIIHYFLIVKILIPFWR, via the coding sequence ATGGACAAGGAAAAAGGTCTGTTTCTCACATGCTCCGAATTGGTCGCCCGGGGGTTCTATACAGGAAATATTCCCCTCATCCCGGGTACTTTCGGTTCCTGTGTCGGTTTTGCCATATGGTATTTCGTGACCGATTTCCTCCTTTACTGGGGACTTTTTGCCATTATTCTTTTTTTCTCCATCCCGGGGATAAAATCGGTGGTTGTAGAAACGGGGTTCAAAGACCCCTCATACGTTGTCGTCGATGAGATCCTTGGCTTCATGGTTGCAGGAGGCATTTTCGAGAGGGATCTTTTGACAGGGGTGAGCCTGTTTATCCTCTTTAGGTTATTTGATATTCTTAAACCATGGCCCGCTTCCTGGGCAAACAGAGAGGAGGGGGTGCAGTTTATCATTCTCGATGACCTGATCGCAGGCATGTATGCCGCAATTATCCACTATTTTCTTATCGTGAAGATTCTCATTCCTTTCTGGAGGTAG